In Candidatus Nitronauta litoralis, one DNA window encodes the following:
- a CDS encoding tetratricopeptide repeat protein gives MNDLQKLLDDLKEPDPSVRKRATAALWLRWHEEAGDEATSRLQMGIQLLNEDQLDDAEELFSLLASDFPDFPEAHNKLATVLFLNGNYALSIEECEITLDLNPYHFGAWNGLGLCQYQTGRFQEAILSFQKALEIQPYSQTNRVYIAKCRGKLN, from the coding sequence ATGAACGATCTTCAAAAGTTACTGGATGATTTAAAAGAGCCCGACCCTTCAGTGCGAAAAAGAGCGACTGCAGCGCTTTGGCTCCGATGGCATGAAGAGGCTGGTGATGAAGCGACTTCCAGACTTCAAATGGGAATTCAGCTTTTAAACGAAGATCAATTGGACGACGCGGAAGAATTATTTTCTCTTCTGGCCTCTGATTTTCCAGATTTCCCTGAAGCCCACAATAAACTGGCGACAGTTCTTTTTCTCAACGGGAACTACGCGCTTTCAATAGAAGAATGCGAAATAACACTCGACCTCAATCCCTATCATTTTGGCGCCTGGAACGGGCTCGGTTTGTGTCAGTATCAAACCGGACGCTTTCAGGAAGCCATTCTAAGCTTTCAAAAAGCCCTGGAAATCCAGCCCTATTCCCAAACCAATCGGGTTTACATTGCAAAGTGTCGTGGCAAACTGAACTGA
- a CDS encoding MFS transporter, producing the protein MRFKNQPLTSHQITEKTYRLDLLRGSLRGILTTGTQTFVLFIAIRYFQASDNIKAIIGAAPFLGMFLSVFGLHYLARTGWRKSLCGAIPAALCGMFLFLSSFSNSLASFTTWTALGFICLHLLTPFITSIYNDNYPDDKRGAYFSLPMVMTVGFSVIFGFLASRFMDQDIETFRWVMGILGIAGLGKAWAIYSMPSKPIESQASSNPLGNFKYIFEDRLFGYVLLTWFIMGFANLWVLPLRVDYVTNPEYGIEGSALLVTLLITIIPDGMRALSIPFLARMFDRVNFILLRMMLNLTFGCGIALFFFTKDTGIIALGSALIGIAFGGGSVAWALWVTKFAPPGKVAAYMSVHVSLTGIRGTFGPMIGFWAVHQIGPVNIGLLSCGMMVLATIMLIPEIKHGRSNKPLN; encoded by the coding sequence ATGCGGTTTAAAAACCAGCCGCTCACCAGCCATCAGATCACGGAAAAAACTTACCGGCTAGACCTGTTACGCGGCTCATTGCGCGGAATCCTCACCACCGGCACACAAACCTTCGTCCTGTTCATCGCCATACGTTATTTCCAGGCGAGCGATAATATCAAAGCAATTATCGGAGCAGCCCCCTTTCTCGGAATGTTCCTGTCAGTTTTCGGGTTGCATTACCTGGCTCGCACGGGTTGGAGAAAATCCCTTTGTGGAGCCATCCCTGCAGCTCTGTGCGGGATGTTTCTGTTCCTGTCATCTTTTTCCAATTCTCTCGCTTCTTTTACAACCTGGACAGCATTGGGTTTTATCTGCCTGCACCTTCTCACTCCGTTTATCACTTCGATCTATAACGATAATTATCCGGACGACAAGCGAGGCGCTTACTTTTCCCTGCCAATGGTCATGACGGTTGGGTTCAGTGTAATCTTTGGATTTCTTGCTTCCAGGTTTATGGACCAGGATATTGAAACTTTTCGATGGGTCATGGGCATTCTGGGAATCGCAGGACTTGGTAAAGCCTGGGCCATTTACTCCATGCCCTCGAAACCCATCGAATCGCAAGCTTCTTCTAATCCTCTGGGAAATTTTAAATATATTTTTGAAGACCGGTTATTTGGGTATGTCCTCCTCACCTGGTTCATCATGGGGTTTGCCAACCTCTGGGTCCTTCCTCTGAGAGTGGACTATGTCACAAACCCGGAGTATGGCATAGAGGGGTCCGCCCTGTTGGTGACCCTGCTCATAACAATCATTCCTGACGGAATGCGGGCGCTGTCGATCCCATTTCTCGCCCGCATGTTCGACCGGGTCAATTTCATTTTGCTACGCATGATGTTGAATCTGACATTCGGCTGTGGCATTGCCTTGTTCTTTTTCACAAAAGATACTGGCATCATTGCTTTGGGTTCCGCCTTGATTGGAATAGCATTTGGAGGGGGAAGCGTGGCCTGGGCACTTTGGGTCACCAAGTTTGCTCCTCCTGGAAAAGTCGCGGCGTACATGTCGGTCCATGTAAGCCTGACCGGGATTCGGGGCACCTTTGGGCCTATGATCGGATTTTGGGCGGTCCATCAGATTGGCCCTGTAAATATTGGCTTGCTTTCATGCGGAATGATGGTTTTGGCTACAATTATGTTGATTCCTGAGATCAAACACGGAAGGTCCAACAAACCTCTTAACTGA